A genome region from Brooklawnia propionicigenes includes the following:
- a CDS encoding thiamine pyrophosphate-dependent dehydrogenase E1 component subunit alpha: MSAPTIEAASRAGYSRADLLAAYQRMSEIRAFEDRLHTENLTGDIPGFIHLYAGEEAIAVGVCDNLRRSDYIASTHRGHGHCLAKGCGIRPMMCEIFGKEEGLCRGKGGSMHIADLSVGMLGANGIVGGGPPLIIGAALSAKTLGTDGVGVSFTGDGGSNQGTTFEAMNMAVVLQLPAIFVFENNGMGEATAAAFAVGSHDIAGRAAAFGMPAVKVDGTDYFAVRAAAKEAIDRARAGGGPSAIEATSVRFYGHFEGDAGLYRTPEQLQEFKDTMDPLKIFRKNVADQIDAAELDAIDAAAAEEVDAAVAYARAAAWPDASEVTTDVYASY, translated from the coding sequence ATGAGTGCACCAACCATTGAAGCCGCAAGCCGGGCCGGCTATTCACGCGCTGATCTGCTTGCCGCCTACCAGCGGATGAGCGAGATCCGCGCATTCGAGGATCGCCTGCACACCGAGAACCTGACCGGCGATATTCCCGGATTCATTCACCTCTACGCGGGCGAGGAAGCCATCGCGGTAGGGGTCTGCGACAACCTGCGTCGCAGCGACTACATTGCGTCCACACATCGCGGACACGGACACTGCCTTGCCAAGGGCTGCGGTATCCGCCCGATGATGTGCGAGATCTTCGGCAAGGAGGAAGGTCTGTGCCGCGGCAAGGGCGGCTCGATGCACATCGCCGATCTGTCGGTGGGCATGCTCGGCGCCAACGGCATCGTCGGCGGTGGACCGCCGCTGATCATCGGGGCTGCGCTGTCGGCCAAGACACTGGGCACCGATGGTGTCGGGGTCAGCTTCACCGGCGACGGCGGCTCCAACCAAGGGACCACGTTCGAGGCCATGAACATGGCCGTGGTGCTGCAACTTCCCGCGATCTTCGTCTTCGAGAACAACGGCATGGGTGAGGCCACCGCGGCCGCCTTCGCCGTCGGCTCCCACGACATCGCCGGACGCGCGGCAGCCTTCGGCATGCCCGCAGTGAAGGTGGACGGCACCGACTACTTCGCCGTCCGGGCAGCCGCCAAGGAGGCTATCGACCGTGCTCGCGCGGGCGGCGGCCCGTCGGCCATCGAAGCGACCTCGGTCCGCTTCTACGGACATTTCGAAGGCGATGCCGGGCTGTACCGCACGCCCGAGCAGCTGCAGGAATTCAAGGACACCATGGACCCGCTCAAGATCTTCCGCAAGAACGTGGCCGATCAGATCGATGCCGCTGAACTCGACGCGATCGACGCGGCCGCTGCCGAAGAGGTCGACGCCGCCGTCGCCTACGCTCGAGCCGCCGCCTGGCCCGATGCGTCCGAGGTAACCACCGACGTTTACGCGTCCTACTGA
- a CDS encoding alpha-ketoacid dehydrogenase subunit beta has protein sequence MTAMSYRESIRAAIADAMREDDTVIVMGEDQRGGKGGINPDPTIEAFGGVMGVTKGLWTEFGDARVIDTPITESAIMGMAAGAAATGLRPVAELMFMDFFGVCYDLIWNQASKFRYMFGGKAKTPMVMRGIIGAGIGAAAQHSASPYNIFTATAGVKVVCPSNAYDARGLLLTSIRDDDPVIFCEHKALYDVKGEVPDEPYTIPLGVANYTRQGDDVTIVALANMVNVANRVADQLATEGISVEVVDPRTTSPLDEEGILESVAATGRVVIADESTARCGFGHDVAALIATNLFSELKAPIQLITPPHAPVPFSPALEREWLPSEAKVADAVRAVVGA, from the coding sequence ATGACTGCAATGAGTTACCGCGAGTCCATCCGCGCAGCGATCGCCGATGCCATGCGTGAAGACGACACCGTCATCGTCATGGGTGAGGACCAGCGCGGCGGCAAGGGCGGCATCAACCCCGACCCCACCATCGAGGCATTCGGTGGTGTCATGGGTGTCACCAAGGGTCTGTGGACCGAGTTCGGTGATGCCCGGGTCATCGACACCCCGATCACCGAATCGGCGATCATGGGCATGGCGGCGGGAGCCGCCGCGACGGGGCTGCGGCCGGTGGCCGAACTGATGTTCATGGATTTCTTCGGGGTCTGTTATGACCTCATCTGGAATCAGGCATCGAAGTTCCGCTACATGTTCGGCGGCAAGGCCAAGACCCCCATGGTGATGCGCGGCATCATCGGAGCCGGCATCGGGGCCGCTGCCCAGCACTCCGCTTCGCCGTACAACATCTTCACCGCGACCGCGGGCGTGAAGGTGGTCTGCCCGTCGAACGCCTATGATGCGCGCGGCCTGCTGCTGACCTCGATCCGCGACGACGATCCCGTCATCTTCTGCGAGCACAAGGCGCTCTACGACGTCAAGGGCGAGGTCCCCGACGAGCCGTACACCATTCCACTGGGCGTGGCCAACTACACGCGTCAAGGCGACGACGTGACCATCGTCGCGCTGGCCAATATGGTCAACGTAGCCAACCGGGTGGCCGATCAGCTCGCTACCGAGGGCATCTCCGTGGAGGTCGTCGACCCCCGCACCACCAGCCCGCTCGACGAAGAGGGCATCCTCGAGTCGGTGGCTGCGACCGGACGCGTGGTGATCGCGGACGAATCGACAGCCCGCTGCGGATTCGGCCATGACGTGGCAGCGCTCATCGCCACAAACCTGTTCAGCGAGCTCAAGGCGCCGATCCAGCTGATCACTCCACCGCACGCCCCGGTTCCCTTCTCTCCCGCACTGGAGCGCGAATGGTTGCCGAGCGAGGCCAAGGTCGCCGACGCAGTCCGCGCCGTCGTGGGGGCCTGA
- a CDS encoding dihydrolipoamide acetyltransferase family protein has translation MAEIRAIEIPKWGLTMEEGMLGSWHVAEGTSFTKGQALCTIESSKIANELEAPFDGFLRRQLAQPGDTYPVGALIAVSAEPAIPDAEVDAFIAARLGLPKQTADAPAPVAVAAAPAPAAPPPTMRPAAAPPAPAAPPPGELVVPQALAGASADDVRATPRAAAFAKLHAIDLGKVSGSGPAGRVSISDIEKAITAAGGQLAAKPEFARQQVRLRSQRDDADVAATPVARRLAAARGINLHDCRATGSHGRVCRADVEEAIRKLDAGQPAPAVQAAVAEVAQVNEATAQPLTPMRRTIAQRLQSSYQTSPHFRVNTEIQMDAALELRAQINATVPGVKISVNDLVVKAVGLALTRIPEVNVQFDEASKTVLQFADADVSVAVSLPEGLITPVVRAVNKRSLGQISAEISDLVTRAKAKTLTAEQFQGGTFTVSNLGMYGVTSFDAIINPPQAAILAVSAGVRRLVVDDEDQVDVHTIMEVSLASDHRVIDGALAARFVAELRSILESPAQMLV, from the coding sequence ATGGCAGAGATCAGAGCCATTGAGATCCCCAAGTGGGGTCTGACGATGGAAGAAGGCATGCTCGGCAGCTGGCATGTCGCCGAAGGCACCAGCTTCACCAAGGGCCAGGCGCTGTGCACGATCGAGTCGTCCAAGATCGCCAACGAACTGGAGGCGCCGTTCGACGGCTTCCTGCGCCGCCAGCTGGCTCAACCGGGCGACACCTATCCGGTGGGGGCACTGATCGCCGTCAGTGCCGAACCCGCGATCCCCGACGCCGAGGTCGACGCGTTCATCGCTGCGCGGCTTGGGCTGCCCAAGCAGACCGCGGATGCGCCGGCCCCGGTCGCGGTCGCCGCGGCACCGGCGCCGGCTGCTCCCCCGCCGACGATGCGGCCTGCCGCGGCGCCGCCGGCACCTGCGGCTCCGCCGCCCGGCGAGCTCGTGGTGCCGCAGGCTCTGGCCGGGGCATCGGCCGACGATGTGCGGGCGACCCCGCGAGCAGCGGCGTTCGCGAAGCTGCATGCCATCGACCTGGGCAAGGTGTCGGGCAGCGGTCCGGCCGGCAGGGTCAGCATCTCCGATATCGAGAAGGCGATCACCGCCGCCGGCGGGCAGTTGGCCGCCAAGCCGGAGTTCGCGCGCCAGCAGGTTCGCCTGCGCTCCCAACGTGATGATGCCGATGTCGCGGCAACCCCGGTGGCCAGGCGCCTGGCAGCCGCCCGCGGAATCAACCTGCACGACTGCCGGGCGACCGGCTCGCATGGGCGCGTCTGCCGGGCCGATGTGGAAGAGGCGATCCGCAAACTGGACGCCGGGCAACCCGCACCGGCAGTTCAGGCGGCGGTGGCCGAGGTCGCGCAGGTCAATGAGGCGACCGCACAGCCACTAACGCCGATGCGCCGCACGATCGCCCAGCGACTGCAGTCGTCCTACCAGACCTCGCCGCACTTCAGGGTGAACACCGAGATCCAGATGGACGCCGCACTCGAGTTGCGCGCCCAGATCAATGCCACGGTGCCCGGCGTCAAGATCAGCGTCAACGATCTGGTCGTCAAGGCGGTGGGGCTGGCGTTGACCCGGATTCCCGAAGTCAATGTGCAGTTCGACGAGGCGAGCAAGACCGTTCTGCAGTTCGCCGATGCCGATGTCAGCGTCGCCGTCTCGCTGCCCGAGGGCCTGATCACACCGGTCGTCCGAGCCGTGAACAAGCGTTCACTCGGGCAGATATCGGCTGAGATCAGCGATCTGGTGACCAGGGCGAAGGCCAAGACGTTGACCGCCGAGCAGTTCCAGGGTGGCACGTTCACGGTCTCCAATCTGGGCATGTACGGGGTGACCTCGTTCGACGCCATCATCAATCCACCGCAGGCAGCGATTCTGGCGGTCAGCGCCGGGGTTCGGCGCCTGGTGGTCGACGACGAGGATCAGGTGGACGTCCACACGATCATGGAGGTCTCGTTGGCCAGTGATCACCGGGTGATCGACGGAGCACTGGCGGCGAGGTTCGTCGCGGAACTGCGCTCGATCCTCGAGTCTCCGGCCCAGATGCTGGTGTAG
- the lpdA gene encoding dihydrolipoyl dehydrogenase → MTRTSVSSDAFDVVVIGAGPGGYVAAIRAAQYGLRTAIVERGELGGVCLNWGCIPTKALLHGADTAHAIADAGRYGFDVPAEVGFDMQQLVKFSRSVVSRLVSGVSALLTGNGVEVIRGSAVLSGKGELTVTADGQPIRELQADHIIVATGARPRVLPGITPDGDRIWTSTDALSPKKLPESLVIIGSGAIGIEFASLYGALGTEVTVLEALDRVLPAEDAAVSAAVVRQLRSRGIRCEAGVTVGTVTADGTGVSTTFTVAGGASETIRSEHLLVAAGVVPNTEGLGLAELGVGFERGFIAIDEWCRTGVAGLYAIGDVAGGPCLAHKASHEALICVDHIAGAPGVRQLDRWFVPRCTYSRPQIASIGRTEQQARALGRPIEVGVFDLAANGKALAQGEGIGFVKTIFDAESGELLGAHMVGPEVTELIEGFSIAHGLEATAESLAEIIFPHPSVSEAMHESVLAALGRAIHSMPTTAPTPSQTRTAQLV, encoded by the coding sequence ATGACCCGAACAAGCGTTTCATCCGACGCATTCGATGTGGTGGTGATCGGAGCCGGGCCGGGTGGCTATGTCGCGGCGATCCGCGCTGCACAGTACGGGCTGCGGACCGCGATCGTTGAACGCGGCGAGTTGGGCGGGGTGTGCCTCAACTGGGGGTGCATCCCGACCAAGGCGCTGCTGCACGGTGCCGACACCGCGCATGCGATCGCCGATGCCGGCCGGTACGGATTCGATGTGCCGGCCGAGGTGGGTTTCGACATGCAGCAGCTGGTGAAGTTCAGCCGCTCGGTGGTGTCCCGGCTGGTCAGCGGGGTGTCGGCCCTGCTGACCGGCAACGGGGTCGAGGTGATTCGGGGCTCGGCTGTGCTCAGCGGCAAGGGCGAGCTCACCGTCACCGCCGACGGCCAGCCGATTCGCGAACTGCAGGCCGACCACATCATCGTGGCGACCGGTGCCCGTCCTCGGGTACTGCCGGGGATCACGCCGGACGGCGACCGGATCTGGACGTCCACCGACGCGTTGAGTCCCAAGAAGCTGCCGGAATCGCTGGTGATCATCGGCTCCGGCGCGATCGGTATCGAGTTCGCCAGCCTGTACGGCGCGCTGGGTACCGAGGTGACCGTGCTGGAGGCGTTGGACCGGGTCCTGCCTGCCGAGGACGCCGCCGTCTCGGCGGCGGTGGTCAGGCAGCTGCGGTCCCGCGGTATCCGCTGCGAGGCGGGGGTGACGGTCGGCACGGTGACGGCGGACGGCACCGGTGTGAGCACCACGTTCACGGTGGCCGGTGGAGCATCCGAGACCATTCGCAGCGAGCACTTGCTGGTCGCCGCGGGGGTCGTGCCCAATACCGAGGGGCTCGGCTTGGCCGAACTCGGTGTCGGGTTCGAGCGGGGCTTCATCGCCATCGACGAATGGTGCCGCACGGGCGTGGCGGGGCTCTATGCGATCGGCGACGTGGCCGGCGGTCCGTGCCTGGCTCACAAGGCCAGTCATGAGGCGCTGATCTGCGTCGACCATATCGCAGGAGCACCCGGGGTCCGGCAGCTGGATCGGTGGTTCGTGCCGCGCTGCACCTACAGCCGTCCACAGATCGCCAGCATCGGCCGCACCGAGCAACAGGCCCGCGCGCTCGGTCGTCCGATCGAGGTGGGAGTCTTCGATCTGGCGGCCAATGGCAAGGCACTGGCTCAGGGTGAAGGCATCGGGTTCGTGAAGACGATCTTCGATGCCGAATCCGGTGAACTGCTGGGTGCGCACATGGTCGGACCCGAGGTGACCGAACTGATCGAAGGATTCTCGATCGCGCACGGCCTGGAAGCCACCGCTGAATCGCTGGCGGAGATCATCTTCCCGCACCCGTCGGTCTCCGAAGCAATGCATGAATCGGTGCTGGCTGCCCTCGGTCGGGCCATCCACTCGATGCCCACGACGGCCCCGACCCCGAGTCAAACCCGAACCGCCCAACTGGTTTGA
- the ilvD gene encoding dihydroxy-acid dehydratase, translating to MPKLRSRTTTDGRNMAGARALWRATGLTNEDFGKPIIAIANSFTQFVPGHVGLRDVGTIVADAVKQAGGIAREFSTIAIDDGIAMGHDGMLYSLPSREIIADSVEYMVNGHKADALVCISNCDKITPGMLLAALRLNIPTIFVSGGPMESGRPITMDDGTQSQRLDLIDAMINAVDQKVSDAELWRMEQEACPTCGSCSGMFTANSMNCLTEALGLALPGNGTTLATHAYRRELFEQAGKTIVEISKRWYDQDDESVLPLSIATKKAFSNAMVMDIAMGGSTNTILHLLAAAQEANAGFTQDDIDDLSRHVPCICKVAPNTKNYFIEDVHRAGGIPAILGELNRAGLLDPDVHSVHHDSIQGYLDDWDVRGGQALPEAERLFHAAPGGVRTTQMFSATALWDTLDLDAENGCIRSVEHAYTTDGGLAILKGNIATDGCVVKTAGVPVDQWVFRGPAKVTESQEEAVDAILSGRIEAGDVVVVRYEGPKGGPGMQEMLYPTSYLKGVGLGPKCALITDGRFSGGSSGLSLGHISPEAASGGAIGLVRDGDIIAIDIPGRTINVELSDEELDARRTEQDAKGWRPATRDRKVSNSLKIFALLAQSADKGATRRQLD from the coding sequence ATGCCGAAGTTGCGATCCCGCACGACCACAGATGGCCGCAATATGGCCGGTGCCCGCGCCCTGTGGCGCGCCACCGGACTCACAAACGAAGACTTCGGCAAGCCGATTATCGCCATCGCGAACAGCTTCACCCAGTTCGTGCCCGGCCATGTCGGACTGCGCGACGTCGGCACCATCGTGGCTGATGCGGTCAAGCAGGCCGGCGGCATCGCGCGCGAGTTCAGCACGATCGCCATCGACGACGGCATCGCGATGGGCCACGACGGCATGCTCTACTCGCTGCCCAGCCGCGAGATCATCGCCGACTCGGTCGAGTACATGGTCAACGGGCACAAGGCCGACGCGCTGGTCTGCATCAGCAACTGCGACAAGATCACTCCCGGCATGCTGCTGGCCGCGCTGCGGCTGAACATCCCGACGATCTTCGTCTCGGGTGGCCCGATGGAATCCGGGCGTCCGATCACGATGGACGACGGCACCCAGTCGCAACGTCTCGACCTGATCGATGCGATGATCAACGCCGTCGATCAGAAGGTCTCGGACGCCGAGTTGTGGCGCATGGAGCAGGAGGCCTGCCCCACCTGCGGTTCGTGTTCGGGCATGTTCACGGCGAACTCGATGAACTGCCTGACCGAGGCGCTCGGCCTGGCGCTGCCGGGCAACGGCACCACGCTGGCCACCCATGCCTACCGCCGCGAACTGTTCGAGCAGGCCGGCAAGACCATCGTCGAGATCTCCAAGCGCTGGTACGACCAGGACGACGAGTCGGTGCTGCCGCTGTCGATCGCCACCAAGAAGGCATTCTCGAACGCGATGGTGATGGACATCGCCATGGGCGGCTCGACCAACACGATCCTGCACCTGCTGGCCGCCGCCCAGGAGGCCAACGCCGGATTCACCCAGGACGACATCGACGACCTCAGCCGCCATGTGCCGTGCATCTGCAAGGTGGCTCCCAACACCAAGAACTACTTCATCGAGGACGTGCACCGCGCAGGTGGCATCCCCGCGATCCTCGGCGAGCTCAACCGCGCCGGGCTGCTCGATCCCGACGTGCACTCGGTCCACCACGATTCGATCCAGGGTTATCTGGACGACTGGGACGTCCGCGGCGGTCAAGCACTGCCGGAGGCCGAACGGCTCTTCCATGCGGCCCCCGGAGGCGTCCGCACCACCCAGATGTTCTCCGCGACCGCCCTGTGGGACACCCTCGATCTGGATGCCGAGAACGGGTGCATCCGCTCCGTCGAGCATGCCTACACCACCGATGGCGGCCTGGCGATCCTCAAGGGCAACATCGCCACCGACGGTTGCGTGGTCAAGACCGCGGGCGTGCCCGTCGATCAGTGGGTCTTCCGTGGCCCGGCCAAGGTCACCGAATCGCAGGAAGAGGCCGTGGACGCCATCCTCAGCGGCCGCATCGAGGCCGGCGACGTGGTCGTGGTGCGCTACGAGGGCCCCAAGGGCGGCCCCGGCATGCAGGAGATGCTCTACCCGACCAGCTACCTGAAGGGCGTCGGGCTCGGCCCGAAGTGCGCCCTGATCACCGACGGACGCTTCTCGGGCGGATCGTCCGGACTCTCGCTGGGTCACATCAGCCCCGAAGCCGCGAGCGGAGGCGCGATCGGCCTGGTCCGCGACGGCGACATCATCGCGATCGACATCCCCGGGCGCACCATCAACGTGGAGTTGAGCGACGAGGAACTCGATGCCCGGCGCACCGAGCAGGACGCCAAGGGCTGGCGTCCGGCCACCCGCGACCGCAAGGTCAGCAACTCGCTGAAGATCTTCGCGCTGCTCGCCCAAAGCGCCGACAAGGGTGCCACCCGCCGCCAGCTCGACTGA
- a CDS encoding ABC transporter permease: MRAMIVKEFRELGRDRRTLAMVVLLPVVLLVIFGYAANFSVEHISTAVIGNNAGSVTDRLPDLFDVTEDVSGTDPVELLRSDQVDVVIDTDTTPMTAYVDGSALFVAQSVQVATGNSGGLLRAEVLFNPDLSTSWVLVPAIAGLVMALIGTIITSIGLVREKETGTIEQLAVLPIRPSAVIIGKIAPYFVLALFDITVVTLLGLSLFDVPFNGPIWVYALGAALFLLAVLGFGVLASTLADTTGQAIQTAMFFMFPQILLSGMIFPLEAMPWGVRWIGYGLPLTYFIKVAHGVLLRGAGFGDLWPSLLILAAMAVIILSVAILRFGASLAPHQRHQAGTTGKHVAARRAA; the protein is encoded by the coding sequence ATGCGCGCCATGATCGTCAAAGAGTTCCGTGAGTTGGGACGAGACCGCCGGACACTCGCGATGGTTGTCCTGCTTCCGGTGGTCCTGCTGGTGATCTTCGGCTACGCGGCGAACTTCAGCGTCGAGCACATCTCCACCGCGGTCATCGGCAACAATGCCGGCTCCGTCACGGACCGGCTTCCCGACCTGTTCGACGTCACCGAGGACGTCAGCGGCACTGATCCGGTCGAGTTGTTGCGCTCCGATCAGGTGGACGTGGTGATCGACACCGACACCACGCCGATGACCGCCTACGTCGACGGATCGGCGCTGTTCGTGGCCCAGTCGGTGCAGGTCGCGACCGGCAACAGCGGTGGGCTGCTGCGCGCCGAGGTGCTCTTCAACCCCGATCTGTCGACATCGTGGGTGCTGGTGCCGGCCATCGCCGGGCTGGTGATGGCCCTGATCGGCACCATCATCACCTCGATCGGGCTGGTCCGTGAGAAGGAGACGGGTACCATCGAGCAACTCGCGGTGCTGCCGATCCGCCCGTCGGCGGTGATCATCGGCAAGATCGCGCCGTACTTCGTCTTAGCACTGTTCGACATCACCGTCGTCACACTGCTCGGGTTGTCGCTGTTCGACGTGCCGTTCAACGGCCCGATCTGGGTTTACGCGCTCGGCGCCGCGCTCTTCCTGCTGGCGGTGCTGGGCTTCGGGGTGCTCGCCTCGACCCTGGCCGATACCACCGGCCAGGCCATCCAGACCGCGATGTTCTTCATGTTTCCCCAGATTCTGCTGTCGGGGATGATCTTTCCCCTGGAGGCCATGCCGTGGGGCGTGCGCTGGATCGGCTACGGCCTGCCACTGACGTATTTCATCAAGGTGGCCCACGGGGTTCTGCTGCGTGGCGCGGGTTTTGGCGATCTGTGGCCGAGCCTGCTCATCCTGGCCGCGATGGCGGTCATCATCTTGTCCGTCGCGATCCTGCGTTTCGGCGCCTCCCTGGCCCCGCACCAGCGCCACCAGGCCGGCACGACCGGCAAGCACGTTGCCGCGCGCAGGGCTGCCTGA